In Juglans regia cultivar Chandler chromosome 5, Walnut 2.0, whole genome shotgun sequence, the following are encoded in one genomic region:
- the LOC109003401 gene encoding uncharacterized protein LOC109003401, translated as MRTCHLFLGHPWFSDRRVKFDGYKNSYSFVFGGRKVVLQPMKIHDFDYPYGEERILALRGFKQVSQDSGIIFALIAKSTGPPPMTKSLATKLTSLLEEFFDITPDELPRALSLMRDIQHAIDLVPSANLPNLPAYQMSPTEHKELQQEVQSLLDKWFICESLCPCAVLALLTLKKDCS; from the coding sequence TGGTTTTCTGACCGAAGAGTCAAGTTTGATGGCTATAAGAACTCGTATTCCTTTGTGTTTGGTGGCAGGAAAGTGGTCCTACAACCCATGAAAATACATGACTTTGACTACCCTTATGGCGAAGAGCGGATACTAGCATTGAGAGGGTTCAAGCAAGTAAGCCAAGATAGTGGTATTATTTTTGCACTAATTGCCAAATCCACTGGGCCACCACCAATGACTAAGTCACTGGCAACAAAATTGACATCACTTTTGGAGGAATTCTTTGACATTACTCCAGACGAACTACCTCGAGCATTATCGCTCATGAGGGACATACAACATGCTATAGATTTAGTTCCAAGCGCAAACTTGCCCAACTTGCCTGCATATCAGATGAGTCCAACCGAACACAAAGAACTACAACAAGAAGTCCAGAGTTTACTTGACAAATGGTTTATTTGTGAGAGCCTTTGCCCTTGCGCAGTGCTCGCCTTACTCACTCTTAAAAAGGACTGTAGCTGA